The following DNA comes from candidate division KSB1 bacterium.
ACGCAGGTGCACCCTTGCCCTTGTACGGGCTTCAAGATGTCCGCTCTCCCCTGCGCAAAGCAGCGGTGGCAGGAGGCCTCCTGAGCATTGAGGAGTGTGCGCGCATCGCCAGCACCCTTGAAGTCGTTCGACACCTGCACGGGTTCCTCAAGACGCACGGCGAAGGCTACCCCCACGTGCACGAACTCATCGCTCAGTTGGGGACCTACCGCGAACTCGAGGACGAGCTCAAGAGGTGCATAGACTGCGAGGCCCTGCACATTCGCGATGGCGCCAGCGCCGAGCTCGCCCGGGTACGGCGCGAGATCCTGCGCCAACAGGAACGGGCGCGTCAGATTTTGGAGCAACTGGCTCGCCGTTTGGCCGCGCAAGGGGCGTTACAAGAACAAGGCAGCACCATTCGCGATGGCCGCCTGGTGCTGGTGGTCAGAGAAGAGTACCGGAACAGGGTGAAGGGGTTCATTCACGGCCGCTCGGCCAGTGGCGCAAGCTTGTTTGTCGAGCCGGTGGAGACATTCGAGGTCAACAACCTGATACGCGAGCTTTTCTTGCGCCAGGCTGAGGAAGAAGAAAAGGTCTTGCGCCGCCTCACCAGCTTGATTGGTAGCCGGGCGCAGGAGCTTCTGCAGGACATGGAGACCCTGGCTGAGCTGGACTTTGTCAATGCCAAGGCGCTCCTTTCGCAAAAGTTGCAGGCACACCAGCCGCTCATCAACAATCAGGGGCTGATCCGGATCTGCCAGGGACGACATCCGCTGCTTTTGCTCAAACACGGCGGCCAAGAGGTGGTGCCTCTGGACCTCACCCTCGGGGAGGAATTCTCCACGCTGGTGATCAGTGGACCGAACGCGGGTGGCAAGACGGTGGCACTCAAGACGGTTGGGCTTCTGTCCCTCATGGCCCAGAGCGGGCTGCATGTGCCCGCCAGCCCGGAATCGGAGTTTGCCCTGTTTTCCTCCTGCTTCGCCGACATAGGCGATGAGCAGTCCATCGAACAGGACCTCTCCACCTTCTCGTCGCACGTGGCGAACCTGAAGCTCATCCTCCAAGAGGCCGATGGCGCAAGCCTTGTGCTCATCGACGAGATCGGGGCCGGCACTGACCCAGAGGAGGGGGTGGCGCTCGCCATGAGTGTGCTTGAGGTGCTGACTAAGCGCGGCGCAAGGACTATTGTCACCACACACCACGGTGCACTCAAGGCGTTTGCGTTTCGCACGCCGGGTGTGGCCAACGGCTCCATGGAATTTGACCCGGAGACGCTGCGCCCCACCTACCGTTTCCGCGCGGGAATGCCCGGGTCTAGCTACGCCTTTCAGATTGCGCGCCGCCTGGGGCTGGCTCCCGAGGTGTTGGACAGGGCCACGGAGCTGGTGGGCCCGCAAAAGAGCAGCGTCGAGGGGTTGATCGCCGAGCTAGAGGAAGAACTGCTGCGCTACAGGCGGCTGGTGGCCGACCTTCAGGCCAAGGAAAAGGAGTTGGCGACCCTCATTGCCGATTATCAACAGCGGAGCACCGAACTGGCCCGACAGACGCGTGCCCTGCAGCGCAAAGCGGCCCAGGAGGCCGAGCAGCTGCTGCGTGAGGCCAACGCAACGGTCGAGCGTGCCGTTCGGGAGATTCGCGAGCAGCATGCCTCGCGCGAAGCCATCCGCGCCGCCAAACAGCTCATCGCCGAACAGCGGCAAAAAGCGGAGGCCCTGGCACGCCTGGCCGATGAGCCATCGGCTGAACCTGCGCCTTCCTTACTACCCGTCGAAGGTCCCATCGCCAAGGGCGATACGGTACTATGGAACCGCTACGGCACTACGGGAACAGTTGCCTCGGACCCCGACGAAGATGGCAAGGTATTGGTGCAGGCCGGGAGCGTCTCAACGTGGGTCCGGCTGCACGAACTCACCAAGGTGGTAGGGCACAAGAGCCGCAGCGGCGGCATCACCTATCATGTCAGCAGCACCGCGAGTGCCAGCGACGAGATTGACCTGCGCGGGTTATCAGCGGAGGAAGCGCTCGAACAGTTGTCGAAGTTTCTGGACACGGCAGCCCTTACTGGTTTGCACAGTGTGCGCATAATCCATGGCAAAGGCACGGGCACTCTGCGGAAGCACGTGGGCGAGTATTTGCGCTCTCACCCCTTGGTCAAAGAGACGCGTCTGGGAGCATGGAATGAAGGCGGGAGCGGGGTAACAATTGCCGAGCTGAGGACGGAGTGATGACTTCTCACCTTTCGGAGTTGGCACAGGCAGCGGCTACAGTGGCGCGACTCGGCGGTGCAGTGCTGAAGCGCTTCTTCGGGCAAATTACCATCGCCCATGCCAATACCAAACGCCCTTTTGACTTTGTCTCTGAGGCGGACCACACTGCCGAACAAACAA
Coding sequences within:
- a CDS encoding endonuclease MutS2, translated to MLWNKVSALLEFDKVLNHLAALTTCELGRERVDAVRPFSTVEQAQAALTLLTEVRDLLNAGAPLPLYGLQDVRSPLRKAAVAGGLLSIEECARIASTLEVVRHLHGFLKTHGEGYPHVHELIAQLGTYRELEDELKRCIDCEALHIRDGASAELARVRREILRQQERARQILEQLARRLAAQGALQEQGSTIRDGRLVLVVREEYRNRVKGFIHGRSASGASLFVEPVETFEVNNLIRELFLRQAEEEEKVLRRLTSLIGSRAQELLQDMETLAELDFVNAKALLSQKLQAHQPLINNQGLIRICQGRHPLLLLKHGGQEVVPLDLTLGEEFSTLVISGPNAGGKTVALKTVGLLSLMAQSGLHVPASPESEFALFSSCFADIGDEQSIEQDLSTFSSHVANLKLILQEADGASLVLIDEIGAGTDPEEGVALAMSVLEVLTKRGARTIVTTHHGALKAFAFRTPGVANGSMEFDPETLRPTYRFRAGMPGSSYAFQIARRLGLAPEVLDRATELVGPQKSSVEGLIAELEEELLRYRRLVADLQAKEKELATLIADYQQRSTELARQTRALQRKAAQEAEQLLREANATVERAVREIREQHASREAIRAAKQLIAEQRQKAEALARLADEPSAEPAPSLLPVEGPIAKGDTVLWNRYGTTGTVASDPDEDGKVLVQAGSVSTWVRLHELTKVVGHKSRSGGITYHVSSTASASDEIDLRGLSAEEALEQLSKFLDTAALTGLHSVRIIHGKGTGTLRKHVGEYLRSHPLVKETRLGAWNEGGSGVTIAELRTE